In Bradyrhizobium sp. 200, the sequence GTGACCGCCAATCCGGCGCTGGGCTTCGCCGCCGATCTTCTGGTGCGTGCCGGCGCCACCGTGATGTTCTCCGAAGTCACGGAAGTGCGCGACGCCATCCATCTCCTGACACCGCGCGCGACGAGCCAGGACGTTGCGGACGCGCTGGTGCGCGAGATGGCCTGGTATGACCGCTATCTCGCCGGCGGCGAAGCCGACCGCAGCGCCAACACCACCCCGGGCAACAAGAAGGGCGGCCTCTCCAACATCGTCGAGAAGGCGATGGGTTCGGTCATCAAGTCGGGCACCAGCCCGATCTCCGGCGTGCTCGCGCCGGGTGAGCGGATAAGCCAGAAAGGGCTGATTTTTGCCGCAACGCCGGCGAGCGATTTTGTCTGCGGCACGTTGCAGCTTGCCTCGGGCATGACGCTGCACGTCTTCACCACCGGCCGCGGCACACCCTACGGGCTTGCCGCCGTGCCGGTCATCAAGGTCTCTACACGCAGCGAGCTGAAGCAGCGCTGGCACGATCTGATCGACGTCGACGCCGGCAGTATCGCGACCGGCGAAGCGACGATCGAAGACGTCGGCTGGCAGATATTCCGTCTCATGCTTGACGTGGCAAGCGGCCGCGAGACCTGGGCCGAGCACTGGAAGCTCACCAACTCGCTTGCGCTGTTCAATCCGGGCCCGGTGACGTAACGACGGCTCGGCGCCCGACGGTCGTGAGGCTGCACGCGCCATGGCCCGGCCGCTACATGGTTAGGCCGCGACCAGCCTTTCGATATGCGATATCGGATGCGACGTCAGTTCCTTCGAAATCTCGCCCACGATCTTGTCCGTAACCTCGGCATGAAATGCCTTGCGCAAATTGCCGAGAATCTTCGCCGGCGCGATGACGATGAGCTTATCGAAACGATTATCGTGGGCATGACGGTAGAGTGCTTCTGCGATCTCGCCAGCGAACCGCTCCTTTGCGATGTGGTGCCAGTCAACCTCCTCTACCGCGCTTCGCGCCGTACCGACACTTGAAACGGAGCGCCCCGGACGATCGGTGCCCTGCTCGCGCGTTGCCGGATTGTCCTGCTCGAGGATCTGCTCGACTTCGAGCTTGACCTGCCGCGCAGTGCCCTTGTTGCGCAGAAACAGCGCCTTTTGGCCGTCGCCGATCAGAACGAGTGCATTGTGGGAGATGGCGGGGGTCGGTTCATTGGTCATTATCGATGCCTCCATGCGGGCCAACGCATGACCAGCGGCGTGGTTGCCTCTGCGACGATGACACCCAGACCACCGGCCATGATCGGCACCTCGGCGCCGCCTCCTCCACGCGCGCATTGGTGGAACTCCGATCTCATTGCTTGCCGTGCCGGAACCAAAGCGCGGGCGATGCTTTGAGGCCCGAGGGCAGTATTGGAATGAGGAGGAACTTATGAGGAAGATCGCAATGGGCCTGCTGGCCGGCGCTGGCGCGCTCCTGGCCGGCAGCGCAAATGCGTCTGATGTCTACACCAGCACCGAATATACGAACTCCGACCTGATACAGCAGGTTCGCATGGTCTGTGACGACGACGGACGCTGCTATCGCACCCGCGGCGGCAGCCGCGTGATCGTGCGCGATTCATACGCCTATCAGCCGCGCGAGCGATATATCGAGCGGCGTTATCGCGATCGCGACTGGGATGAGCCGCGAGCCGGCGTCGGTATCCGTGCCCCCGGCGTGAGTGTGGGCGTCGGCGTCGACAGCAACCGCTGGTAGATAGCCCCAAGAAAAATATCGGCGGAGACATCGGCGAGAGACTTCGACCGAGCCTGCTTCGGCTCGGTCGGAAGTCTCTCCGCCGGATCGGGAGTATTTTCATTTGCGCGCGGGAACGGCGATCGGCGCGGCCTGTTAGCCGGTGAAGCAACGACCAGACGGAGAGGCTCACATGAAAGTTTCCGATGCGATGACGCCTGAGGTTCAGCTCTGCACTCCCGATGACACGTTGAAGGACGCCGCACAGGCGATGGCGGCGCTCGGCGTCGGGCTGTTGCCGGTGACCGACAATGACCGCCTGGTCGGCATGATCTCCGACCGCGACATCGCGATCCGCGGCATCGGCATGGGCCGCGGTCCGGAAGGACGGGTCGGCGACGTGATGACGGCCGAGGTCAAGTATTGCTACGAAGATCAGGATCTCGACCAGGTGAGCGCGATCATGGGTGATATCCAGGTCCGCCGCCTGCCGGTGCTCAATCGCAACAAGCGGCTCGTCGGCATCATTGCGCTCGGCGATATCGCGCTGGTGCAAGGCGGCAACGGCACGGGCGCGGCGTTGTGCGGAATTTCACGGCCCGGCGGACAGCACGCGCAACTCTAGTCGTAAATATTATCGCGCGCCCGCATCATGCGGGAGCGCTGGTATTTCATCATGAGACGAATGCCGGTGCCCGCAGACAACGGCATTCGTGCAAGCGTCCAACGGCCACAGGGCCGAAATTATTTTTTGGCGCCGGATCCGGCATTGTCCATGCTGCTCGACGACCCGGACTTCATTTTTCCGGTAGAGGCCCCCGTCGTCGTTCCCTTTTTCATGTTCGTGTGTTTGGTGGTGCTCTTGGTCGCGCCGGGGCCAACGTTGCCTTGGCTTGATTCGCCGGGGGCTGGCTGCATTTGTGCGAACACACTCCCAGTCGACAGCAACAGGGCGCATGCGCAAGCCAGGATAGTCTTCTTCATGGGGAACTCCTTTGGTTGAAGTGACTCCTCAACCAGCATTCGCACAAAGGGTTCCGGCGCAAACAAGTGAACGGCGATCACGCCGAGGCGAGCACCGGAGGTACGGACCGCTGCCGACGGTATTGCTGATAGGCCGCGATTGCCTTGTTGGCCAGCATCAACCGCCGCCGCTCGCCGCGGCGTACCATCAACTCTATCGTGTCGCTGAGAAAACGACTGGCCTCCATCGCATCGCCCAATTCCCCGGTACGCGCGAGATAGTCCCAGGCGATTTCAATCGAACTTTCTATCAGCAGCGGCAGCGGTTCCGTCATGTCTACGTCCAACCATTTTTGGGAGAACGTCCGGCGGCAATCTCTGTTCCTGATTCAGCCTGTAGGCGGGAGGCAGGCCCAGCGGAGAACTTCATGGTCCTCCCGCAACCGAGCCCGCGATCACCATCACCAGATCGTCCAGATCGATCTTGCCCTTGACGACGAGGTCTTCGGAGTTGTCGATAAAAAGCAACTGCGGGTCATTCGCTGCTTCTGTCGAATCGGCACATCGACTGGATCAGGCTGCCGTCCAGGAGTGGATATCCCGCTTAACTTTGGTTCCAACGTCCGGCATCGAACAGACGGCCGATGATCCAGTTCCTAATCTTTTCGAATGGACAAGAAAACCGAGACTCGGCCCAGGCGGGACTTGCAAATCGAGGCGCATGCGGCGCTGGAGAAAGCACGGGCCATGCCGTACGGCCCTGCGCGAAGCGAAGCGCTGAAGCGCGCAGGTATCCTTCAGAACGCCGCCGACATGCAGGGATTGCAGTTCGCCAAACGCGGACGTCCACCGAAAACCTGATCCGCCCTTCGAGCGGAATTGTTGCGGGCACGGCCGTGCGTGTAACCCATGCAACCGCCCGCCGCCTCACCCTCCGGGGTCGAACCATCGGAACCGGGAAACGGGTTTCAACGTTGCTCCCCCTTTAGCAAGGAGGCAACGATGGGATTGGCCGAATACATGATCGTTTCCAAGCCGAACGGCTGGACGGTGCTCCACGACGGGACGGCGGAGCACGACTACGACACAAAGGAAGCGGCGTTTGAAGCGGCCGTCGCGGCTGCGTCGCTGGCGATCCGCCAGGGCCACGAGGTCCATGTCAGCGTGCCCGGTCGCGACGCCGGCAACAGGACCGCGCTTGGGGCAAAAGATTCGCAAAGCGTGCCGTGATGCACGCGCCGGACTGAGGGTAGAACGCTGTTCTCCCATTCGCGTTTCGGTGCCGATCGATGAACGTCGGAGAGAGTTTGCATGGGCGACTTCAGGGACATTCAGCACGGCGTCAACGATCCCGTTGATGGCGTCGACGTGAAACGAAAATTCAACGACAACCAGACGCCACACGAGCGCGCCCAGTCCGCAGCAGACGTCCG encodes:
- a CDS encoding CBS domain-containing protein → MKVSDAMTPEVQLCTPDDTLKDAAQAMAALGVGLLPVTDNDRLVGMISDRDIAIRGIGMGRGPEGRVGDVMTAEVKYCYEDQDLDQVSAIMGDIQVRRLPVLNRNKRLVGIIALGDIALVQGGNGTGAALCGISRPGGQHAQL
- a CDS encoding DUF2188 domain-containing protein, encoding MGLAEYMIVSKPNGWTVLHDGTAEHDYDTKEAAFEAAVAAASLAIRQGHEVHVSVPGRDAGNRTALGAKDSQSVP
- a CDS encoding host attachment family protein; the protein is MTNEPTPAISHNALVLIGDGQKALFLRNKGTARQVKLEVEQILEQDNPATREQGTDRPGRSVSSVGTARSAVEEVDWHHIAKERFAGEIAEALYRHAHDNRFDKLIVIAPAKILGNLRKAFHAEVTDKIVGEISKELTSHPISHIERLVAA